Genomic segment of Vibrio natriegens NBRC 15636 = ATCC 14048 = DSM 759:
GAAAATACCTTAAGCGTCGCGAACCAGGTGAACCCAATAGAAATGCGTTTTTCTGGAAGAGCTCCCTTTTTTGAGCAGGCTTTTTGGTCGCTAGAATGCAGTCCTACAACTATCCTTATTAAAAAATTATAGGAATGAGTTGCTTATGGAACTGTGTAGCCAACTGAATTATGTCAGGTCTCTTTCTGCGGGTAAGGCGTGTTTTTACTATCTAACGCCAAGTGGCGATATGTGTCCTTTGTCTATCGACAAAACTCGTTTGAGGGCCCCAAAGGGAGGTTATTCAGAGGCGTATAGAGGGAGTCAGTTCCATCAAAAGAATGTAGCGCCTCAAGACCTGGCCTATGCAAATCCTCAGTTTATCGAGGAGTGCTATGTTCCCCCAAGTACTGATGAAATAGTCTGTGAGTTTTCGCTTCGTGTTAAAGCTAACTCGTTGCACCCTGAAGTTTGCAATGATGATTCGGTTCGTGAACAACTCGCTTTACTTGCCGCTACTTATAAAGATCTAAACGGTTACCAAGAGCTTGCCTATCGATATGCAAAAAATATTTTATTGGGTACTTGGTTATGGCGAAATAGAGAGTGCCGCGGTGTTGCTATTGAAGTGACAACAAGTGATGGCGAAATTATTCTCATCAGCGATGCTACAAGGCTATCTTGGTATGGTCATTGGGATGAACAATCGACTGAGAGCTTAGAAAGGTTAACAAGTTATTTGTCTAGGGCATTGTCTGATAGTGCACAATATTTCTATATGGATGTGAAGGCCTTACTGGCTGTGGGGCGGGGAGATGAAGTGCACCCTAGTCAGGAGTTCTTAGATGATAAACAAGAAGGTGTCCCGACCAAACAATTAGCTAAAGTTCGACTAGCCGATGGCCGAGAAACTGCCGCCTTTCATGCTCAGAAAATTGGTGCAGCTTTGCAGTCGATTGACGATTGGTGGCATGAAAAAGCAGATAAACCGTTAAGAGTTAATGAATATGGGGCTGACCGAGAATATGTCATTGCCAGGCGTCATACTCAATCAGGGAACGATTTCTATCAGTTGATTCGTCGTACCGAAGCATGGACAGAGGAAATGGAGAAATCGAAAAGTATACCTAATGATGTTCATTTTATTATGTCGGTACTCATTAAGGGTGGGTTGTTTAATAGTTCTAAGAGTACTGCTAAGTGAGGTACGCATGATAAGTAAACGATACTACTTCTCGATACGTTACGTTCCTCTACATGCAGACTTCGGATTATTGGCGGGTCGCTGTATCCAACAAATGCATATGTTTATTGTTAATAACCCTCTGGCGAAGAACAAAGTGGGAGTTTGTTTTCCTCGCTGGAATGCGACGAATATTGGGGACACTATTGCATTTGTTATGGATGATAAAGAGGTGCTGTTAGGACTCTCTTTTCAGTCTTATTTTTCAATGATGGTGAAAGAGGGGGGATTTGAACTATCGAGAGTGTGTGAGGTTCCGGTAAATACTCCTGAAGTACGGTTTGTGCGTAATCAGATTGTCGGAAAGAGTTTTATCGCGTCTAAACAACGACGGATGAAACGTAGCATGTTGAGAGCGGACTTGTCTGCTACAGAACACACCCCAATCGCTAAAGAAGAGCGAGTAGTGGATCATTTTCACCGAGTTCCAATTTCAAGTGCTTCATCAGGTCAGGAATACCTATTACATATTCAAAAAGAGTTTGTTGAATCAAGAGAACAGGCTAATTTCAATAGTTACGGACTCGCAACGAATCAAGAGAAAAGAGGGACAGTCCCAGACCTTAGTATTTACCCCTTTTTTGAAGAATCAATGTAATTAACTATAAAGCAGTAGGTTACAAGACGTGATGTAAAAAGGGGAATTTCAAAGAGTCACTTGGCTTAGTCAATAAATCAGAAGCCTATGGGCTATGCTTAACAGGTATCTGCCGCATAGGCAGTCAAGAAAAGGCTAAGTTTCTTATGTTGCTCAATTTCTTTGTGATCTGCCGCATAGGCAGCTAAGAATAGGTCTGGAAGAAAACAACCTACCTGCTGAACAAGCAGTTTTTATTAAACCCACTAAGTAAATACTTGGTGGGTTTGTTTTTTGTAGTATCTGAAACATAATTTTCCCGAAATGAGTTGACGGGATGTGTAACACATAAATGCCCCTTTTTAATTTAGAGTTTCTAATAATCCCATTTTTAACCATCAGCATTTGACCAAATTTCCCTAATGATTCAGTATCGTACTGATTGCATTATGATGTTGATTGGATTAAGTCCTTTGATTTAGCAGAGATTCATAATATAGAGAGCTAAATACATGTACCGTCATTGTGTCTCCCAATTCATTTAAATCTAATAACTATACATATATGAATAAAATAATTACCTCATTTGTACGTTGGCTCATCAAGGGGCTTGATAAAACGGTGTCTTGGTTGGAACAAAAAAACGCCAGCGATATGCAATCGAAGTTCGTAGATCTAGCTCCGACAGATGACGCGGATAAAACAGGCACCTACTCAGAAGCGTTACGATTTGCAACGAATAATTCTAAAATCTCAAATATAGCCCTGACGGGCCCTTATGGCTCAGGAAAGAGCAGCATTATTCAATCTTTTCTGAAGACGTATCGACGGCCAGTTCTTCATATTTCTCTCGCGACTTTCATTACCGAAGCTGAAACGAAGGTAGAAACGGTGGATCGTCAGGAGATCGAGAGGAGTATTTTACAGCAGATGCTTTACGGTGCGGATGCAAACAAACTCCCGTTATCTCGCTTTAAGAGAATTCAGTCGCCTGGTGTTGGGTCGATCTTTAAGTCACTGTACATTTTGTTGGGGATGTTCGCGCTTTGGTATGTGTTTCAGCAGCGGGAGGGAGTCATCAGCGGTACTTATTTCAAACCTATTGCGTTGGAAAAC
This window contains:
- the csy3 gene encoding type I-F CRISPR-associated protein Csy3 codes for the protein MELCSQLNYVRSLSAGKACFYYLTPSGDMCPLSIDKTRLRAPKGGYSEAYRGSQFHQKNVAPQDLAYANPQFIEECYVPPSTDEIVCEFSLRVKANSLHPEVCNDDSVREQLALLAATYKDLNGYQELAYRYAKNILLGTWLWRNRECRGVAIEVTTSDGEIILISDATRLSWYGHWDEQSTESLERLTSYLSRALSDSAQYFYMDVKALLAVGRGDEVHPSQEFLDDKQEGVPTKQLAKVRLADGRETAAFHAQKIGAALQSIDDWWHEKADKPLRVNEYGADREYVIARRHTQSGNDFYQLIRRTEAWTEEMEKSKSIPNDVHFIMSVLIKGGLFNSSKSTAK
- the cas6f gene encoding type I-F CRISPR-associated endoribonuclease Cas6/Csy4, translating into MSKRYYFSIRYVPLHADFGLLAGRCIQQMHMFIVNNPLAKNKVGVCFPRWNATNIGDTIAFVMDDKEVLLGLSFQSYFSMMVKEGGFELSRVCEVPVNTPEVRFVRNQIVGKSFIASKQRRMKRSMLRADLSATEHTPIAKEERVVDHFHRVPISSASSGQEYLLHIQKEFVESREQANFNSYGLATNQEKRGTVPDLSIYPFFEESM